A stretch of the Comamonas testosteroni TK102 genome encodes the following:
- the rsxB gene encoding electron transport complex subunit RsxB translates to MNSSLSAASSLQALAANIDAALPQTQCTRCGYPDCASYAQAIASGEAAINQCPPGGQEGVRRLASITGRPELPLNPENGLEAPRALAVIDEAWCIGCTLCIKACPTDAILGANKRMHTVIADHCTGCELCIPVCPVDCIELINASADTTGWSAWSAAQAEHARSRYGSHLQRTGRKANAPVRTTAQPAATGTGAQAVTTAAPAQDKKAAIAAILAKAKAQRAQN, encoded by the coding sequence ATGAACTCATCCCTGTCCGCAGCCTCTTCGCTTCAAGCATTGGCTGCGAACATTGATGCAGCCCTGCCCCAGACACAGTGCACGCGCTGCGGTTATCCCGACTGCGCGTCCTATGCCCAGGCCATTGCAAGTGGAGAAGCCGCCATCAACCAATGCCCCCCCGGCGGCCAGGAGGGCGTACGCCGACTGGCGTCCATCACCGGCAGGCCAGAGTTGCCGCTCAATCCCGAGAACGGCCTGGAGGCACCCCGCGCCCTGGCAGTGATCGACGAAGCATGGTGCATAGGCTGCACGCTGTGCATCAAGGCCTGCCCTACCGATGCGATTCTGGGTGCCAACAAGCGCATGCATACCGTGATTGCCGACCATTGCACGGGCTGCGAACTGTGCATTCCCGTCTGCCCGGTCGACTGCATAGAACTGATCAATGCCAGTGCTGACACCACAGGCTGGTCTGCCTGGAGCGCTGCGCAGGCGGAACATGCCCGCAGCCGCTATGGCTCACATCTGCAGCGCACGGGCCGCAAGGCCAACGCGCCGGTGCGCACCACGGCGCAGCCCGCGGCAACAGGAACCGGCGCTCAAGCCGTCACGACGGCAGCGCCAGCTCAGGACAAAAAGGCGGCGATTGCCGCCATTCTCGCCAAGGCCAAGGCTCAGCGCGC